In Aequorivita sp. H23M31, a single window of DNA contains:
- a CDS encoding 16S rRNA (uracil(1498)-N(3))-methyltransferase, whose protein sequence is MQLFYNPNILDSEKQVTFDKEESKHIVRVLRMKEGDCFKITNGKGLIFEAEIISAQPKECIAQILSQEILEPMKYHLHLAVAPTKLNDRYEWFLEKATEIGISEITPLICDHSERKTIKLERYEKIIQSAMKQSLKAYIPTLNEVISFTDFMNSEFPKTMKFIAHCENTDKKSLKSLLTPKKNITILIGPEGDFSPEEIQLAKKNGFSPVTLGESRLRTETAAIVACHSVAFVNELN, encoded by the coding sequence ATGCAACTTTTCTACAATCCCAATATATTAGATTCTGAAAAGCAAGTAACTTTTGACAAGGAAGAAAGCAAACACATTGTGAGGGTTTTACGAATGAAAGAAGGAGATTGTTTCAAGATTACCAATGGAAAAGGGTTGATATTTGAGGCAGAAATTATTAGTGCCCAACCAAAAGAGTGTATAGCTCAAATCTTATCACAAGAGATTCTTGAGCCAATGAAATACCACCTTCATTTAGCTGTCGCACCAACAAAATTGAATGATAGATACGAATGGTTTTTAGAAAAGGCTACCGAAATTGGAATTTCTGAAATCACCCCTCTAATTTGTGACCATAGCGAACGAAAGACCATTAAACTGGAGCGATATGAAAAAATCATTCAGAGTGCAATGAAACAATCCTTAAAGGCATATATACCTACATTGAATGAAGTAATCTCTTTTACGGATTTCATGAATTCCGAATTTCCAAAAACAATGAAGTTTATAGCCCATTGTGAGAATACGGATAAAAAGTCATTAAAATCATTATTAACTCCCAAGAAAAATATCACGATATTGATTGGACCAGAAGGTGATTTTTCTCCCGAGGAAATCCAATTAGCAAAGAAAAATGGTTTTTCACCGGTTACCTTGGGTGAAAGTAGATTGAGAACGGAGACAGCAGCTATCGTTGCTTGCCACAGCGTCGCTTTCGTGAATGAATTAAACTGA
- the tsaD gene encoding tRNA (adenosine(37)-N6)-threonylcarbamoyltransferase complex transferase subunit TsaD: MKQKDCYILGIESSCDDTAAAVINNGRILSNVVATQEIHEQYGGVVPELASRAHQQNIVPVVHQALRKANIDKNHLSAIAFTRGPGLMGSLLVGTSFSKSLALGLGIPLIDVDHLQAHILAHFIKIDGQTPPNFPFLALTISGGHTQIVKVTDYFEMEIIGQTIDDAVGEAYDKSAKILGLPYPGGPLVDKYAQIGNPKAFKFPKPKVGPMDFSFSGLKTSILYFVEKETHKNPNFISENIADICASIQFTIVEYLMDKLKNAVKQTGIKEIAIGGGVSANSGIREALKGAEKKYGWKTHIPKFEFCTDNAAMIAIVGELKYKNHNFAKNSVIASARMKF; encoded by the coding sequence TTGAAGCAAAAAGACTGCTATATTCTTGGTATTGAATCTTCCTGTGATGACACGGCAGCGGCCGTTATCAACAACGGAAGAATACTCAGCAATGTTGTTGCCACTCAAGAAATTCATGAACAATATGGAGGTGTTGTTCCTGAGCTCGCCTCGCGGGCGCACCAACAAAATATCGTTCCTGTAGTGCACCAAGCTTTACGCAAGGCAAATATCGACAAAAATCATTTATCTGCTATTGCATTTACTCGCGGTCCTGGCTTAATGGGCTCATTATTGGTGGGAACCTCCTTTTCAAAATCCCTGGCTTTAGGTTTGGGAATCCCATTGATTGATGTGGACCATCTTCAAGCTCATATTTTGGCGCATTTTATAAAAATCGATGGCCAAACTCCCCCAAATTTTCCGTTTCTGGCTTTGACCATTAGTGGTGGGCATACCCAAATTGTAAAGGTAACTGACTATTTTGAGATGGAAATTATTGGCCAAACTATTGATGATGCCGTGGGAGAAGCCTACGATAAGAGCGCAAAGATATTAGGTCTTCCCTATCCTGGAGGGCCTTTGGTGGATAAATATGCGCAAATAGGAAATCCAAAGGCTTTTAAATTTCCAAAACCGAAGGTTGGTCCGATGGATTTTAGTTTTAGTGGTTTAAAAACGTCGATACTCTATTTCGTTGAAAAAGAAACTCATAAAAACCCCAATTTTATTTCTGAAAATATTGCTGATATCTGCGCCAGTATTCAATTTACTATTGTAGAATATTTAATGGACAAGCTCAAAAATGCCGTTAAACAAACAGGGATAAAGGAAATTGCAATTGGCGGTGGGGTTTCGGCTAATTCTGGTATTCGGGAAGCTTTAAAAGGAGCCGAAAAAAAATACGGATGGAAAACACACATCCCAAAATTTGAATTCTGTACTGACAATGCTGCCATGATTGCAATAGTAGGTGAATTGAAATATAAAAATCATAATTTTGCCAAAAACAGTGTCATTGCATCAGCGCGAATGAAATTTTGA